The following is a genomic window from Malus sylvestris chromosome 12, drMalSylv7.2, whole genome shotgun sequence.
TCATGTCATACAAATTATTATTGACGCAAAATAAGGCCATAATGATAAACCAATATACAAATTATTCTCCTTTGTAAAGGCTTATATAACACAAGTGCATCGCTATTTTACTGGCCATTTGTCATACTCACATTTTTACCTCTATTAAATTCCCTTCTTTCAtcctaacaaataattaaataaaaaaactaaaaatacaaaaaactacAGAaacgtagagagagagagagagagagagtgatattCCACAATTCAGtagatatatatagataaaaTCTGGTAAGAGAGATAAATTCATCCTCATTCCTgctcttcctccttctttctccAGAATCACCACCACCGCCATCGCCACCGCCGCCGCCTTCGTCAACCATCGTCATCCTCAGCTCCTCCAGCTCAACCAACCCCAAAAGCTGATTCCTTTTTCCCATATCAATAATCTCATCAATTCttcatttctagggtttctgaaTCTGAGAAATCAGACCCAAAGGCGAATCGCACCCCAAAGACCTTACCTTTTCGCTTATATTCGTAAAGGGTAGTTAGCTATGGACGGTGATTCCTGGAGCGCCCGTCTTTCTTCTGCCTCTCGGCGTTATCAATCCGCTCTTCAATCTCGATCTGGTAAGCTCACATTCATTTCTTTCCCATTTTAtcattcattttttgttttttttttctctgaatGTTATTTTTCGTTTTCGAGTTTTAGAGGAATTAGGCAAGTGCTGCtgtttgttatgtttttttccCTCTAATTTTTTGGTAATAATCTGAGAAACATATATGGTAGAGGAGAGAAATTAGAAAGCTTGGTTCTTTTTCTTTAccaaatattatattaaaagtTGGAATTTTACAATTTCCCAAATTTTTATATccgttaaaataaaattaatgataaCAACATTTCACTAAGTTCAGCTGAATCCAACTGTTGGGGTGTTATTTCTTTCTCGAGCTTTTGTATTACATCagaattttgtgtttttcaatGGTGAAACCCCAATCAATTGAAGTTCTTCGGTTTTATGATTTTGCACCTATTGAAACATGGCATTGTGTAATGCAGATATGTTCATGGGGTTTGAAGAAATTGATGGGGATGATGATATAAGGGAGGAATTTCCATGCCCGTTCTGCTCCGATTACTTTGACATTGTCGGATTGTGCTGCCACATTGATGAAGAGCACCCAGTGGAGGCAAAAAATGGGGTATGAATCCTTTCCCATATCTATCAATACCAAATTACTCTAACTTTCATCATTGTTTGGTGCATATAACTTGAAATTAGTGTGCCACTTGATGCTTAAATTTTAACTTTTCTTGAGAGTCTATTGCATGCTTTGTTTTATAAAGAAGTATCCAAGCATCACTTTAGTAGGCGAAAACTGCCACGACAACCTTTGGCCAGAAAATGATTGGATTCAAAGCCAATTGGTTTCTGAATATTAAGGGAATTTTGTTGGTCCCAGTTTCTTATAAAGTTGGATTTTGCCCTTGAATAATTGATTTCAGCGCTTTCTTATTGATATACAAGGTTTTGATGTGGTGGGAAAAGTGGAAATTAGGTAGCTGGTCAAGTTATGTAAACTTGCTAAGATATTCCATTTGTTGGATGCTacctttttcttattttaatgAGAATGGGTTTACTTGGAGCTCAATCTTACTAAACAGGAATGTTGTTTTCTGCAGGTATGTCCGGTTTGTGCAATGAGGGTGGGGGTTGATATGGTTGCGCACATTACCCTACAACATGGAAGTATATTCAAGATATCCTTTTCTTTGCAGTTGACATCTGTTGCAGATGTTATGTGTTATCTTTTTCTGTCGTAATCAACTTTGTCGTTAAATGCAAATTTATTAGCATTCCACATGACATCTGTTTTTAAATAACTTTTCTAAGGATTATATATGCATACGGTATTGTTTGAGTTCTTAATGGTTTAAACTAGTAATTTATAATTTCTTGCATGAAAACATGCTCCATTATTCCCACAATTCTGATTGAACATTACGAGGTCTCTCGTAGGgcatttttcttttggtttcatCATACTGCTGAGATTTATcatacattttatcaaagattgATCAGATTGAAGATTTCTCCAAATGCTTGAATTCCTTAACTAGTAATTACATGCAACGCAagaggaagacaaggaaaagtgGAGCTCATTCAACTCTATCTTTGTTGAGGAAAGAGCTGCGGGAAGGAAATTTGCAGTCTCTTTTTGGGAACTCTTCCTGTTTACTTTCCTCCTCCAATGCAGCGCCTGATCCATTGTTGTCACAATTTATTTTGCCTATGGCAGATGATTTTGTTAGCATGCCACCCTTCTCAACTGAAACAAGCTCAGCCAAGAAAAGTTCAGTTGAGAAAGTATCAGAACGGTACGTTAATTAATCTTAAAATTCCTTTTGATGGGCACGTAAAACCTATCTTCCTATCTTGCTATAGTTCTGATCCTGTAACCCTTGGTCAAGCTGAATGCCTAAACGGTCATGATTTCTTGCCAAATCTCCTTTTATGCATAAGAAGTTTGGACAAGGGTTGGTCTTGTTGGTTGGAcacaatttcaatttcatacaccATCTAGGCACGCACGATTGCATTTGCATAGATATTGTCAAAATTTTACAAAGAGCATGCTATTCTGCCTTTCTGGTTTTCCCCTCGTTATGCTTCAGCGTCGTAGGTCTAATACATTTGCTTGGCCACAGAAATGTGCAGTCGCCTCCTCTGTCCATCAAGGATAAGGAAGAGAAGACGAAAAGGTGTGCGTTTGTTCAGGGGATGTTGTTGTCCACCGTTCTTGACGACGGTTTATGAATTTCCTCATGGCGCCGCCGCAGGAGTGAACGTTTTCACAACCGAGAGCGAAGTCCGTTGCATTCTGTGGTTGGTTTGTAGCTGAGGGTATTTCCCAATGGTTATTGAGCACAAGGAGTGTGTGGAATAAGTTGTAGGAGTTTCAGTGTAATTATGTTGGCATGTGAACTTTAGTTTTATAGGCCTCAACAGAACTCTCGTCAATTGTCGTTTTCAGGTCGTTTTTTAGTTCTTTTTtaaagggaaagaaaagaaaagaaaataactaCTTTTCCTTCAATGCTTCTCTCTCAAAACCCCTTTAAGCATTTTGTACGGATCTTTGTTCTTCCATCGCAAATCTGAGTTAGGTCAGTCGGTCAAGGCGGTTGCTGCTTGTACCGAATTCATATTTCTCTTTGCATAGAGTAATTTGAAATATCGCATTATCGTTTTTGTTCAATTAATTGACCAATGCATCGACGAACAGTGAGAGAAAATGGTGAGAAAAGTAGGAGATCCAACGTACCTAACATGGACCACAGTTAATGGCAGGATCATAATTTGGCTGTTTGTTTTGGTGAGGTGCAGTCAATATCCACCCACTTACCAACCAGAAAACAAATGGCCCCTTAAATATTTATAATTGGGAAGGGGTCATGGGAGGGTGTGAACATAATTGAAGGATATGTGACATATGGAGCCGGTTCCTTTGTATTCATACAGTTGTTGAAGAAAAGGACCCGTTGGATATATGTGAAGTGCGGT
Proteins encoded in this region:
- the LOC126594183 gene encoding protein DEHYDRATION-INDUCED 19 homolog 3-like, whose product is MDGDSWSARLSSASRRYQSALQSRSDMFMGFEEIDGDDDIREEFPCPFCSDYFDIVGLCCHIDEEHPVEAKNGVCPVCAMRVGVDMVAHITLQHGSIFKMQRKRKTRKSGAHSTLSLLRKELREGNLQSLFGNSSCLLSSSNAAPDPLLSQFILPMADDFVSMPPFSTETSSAKKSSVEKVSERNVQSPPLSIKDKEEKTKRCAFVQGMLLSTVLDDGL